A region from the Nitrospira sp. genome encodes:
- a CDS encoding antibiotic biosynthesis monooxygenase — MVLLLITIEAQPTKCRELEQTLRLLVGQVREEPGCLTSHVYRDVEQSQVLCLVGLWATQADVDAHMQTDHWKILGGATELLGRTTQIQRCGVL, encoded by the coding sequence ATGGTTCTGCTTCTCATCACCATCGAAGCTCAACCGACCAAATGTAGGGAACTTGAGCAGACATTGCGATTGCTCGTAGGGCAGGTACGTGAGGAACCCGGGTGTCTCACGAGCCACGTCTATCGTGATGTGGAGCAATCTCAGGTCTTGTGTCTCGTCGGGTTGTGGGCGACTCAGGCAGACGTAGATGCGCACATGCAAACAGATCATTGGAAGATATTGGGTGGAGCGACGGAGCTGCTGGGCAGAACGACGCAGATTCAGCGGTGTGGCGTCTTGTGA